The genomic segment CAAGAATTCGACAGGAACTTCCGGCAAGCTTCCGGTCGGTGATCTACTCAGGGTGCCACTGGCGCTACGGTGCGATGTTCAGGGTTCAGCCGCCGGACGAGGCACGGGCCGCGCGATCGGACCGGACGCACTGCCGGATCGCCGTCACGACCGGCGCGATCCCGGCGCCCAGCACCTCGATGCGTGCCTTGGCACGCCGTCGATCCGCCCGCCTTGCCACCGTGCCCAGCTCGGCGGCGGCCGCGATCGCGGCCGCCGCGGCATCCGTCGCGTCGACCCGGGAGGTGCGGCCCGGTCCGCCGACGGCGTCGCGGATGGCGGTGCCGTACCGCTCGAAGGCGAGGACATCCCTAACATCGATGCGCTCGACGGGGAAGAGACCAAGGGCCCGATCTTTGGTGACTGTGATGATTCTGGCTGCCACCAATCGATCCCGCACGTCGGTGCGTGCCCGGCGGGCGCGGGCGTGCACCCAGTGCCGCCAGCGCCGCGGTCGCGCGTCGCCGGCGATCTCGTCCAGCACCGTGCCGGCCAGACCAGCCACCGGTACGCGCCGCACCGCCTCGACCCGGCCGGACTCGTCCCGTACCGCACCGGCCAGCAACAGCTGGGCCAACGCGGCGCCGCGCAGCGCGTACCCGAGGCGGTCGCGAGCCACCAACCGGCGCCGACCGCGGTCGACCGCGAGCAGGTAGACCCGCTCGGGCAGGTCGTCGGGGAGCGCCATCGTCAGTCCTCCGTCTCGACGTCGGCTGCTTTGTCCTTCGTGGATGGTCGGCCGGGGCGGCGCTGCGCACCGACGTCACGGGGCAGCCGGCCGGCCTCGGACAGGGCGCGGCGCAGCAGGAACTCGATCTGCGCGTTGGTGCTGCGCAGCTCGGCCGCCGCC from the Actinocatenispora thailandica genome contains:
- a CDS encoding GPP34 family phosphoprotein; translated protein: MALPDDLPERVYLLAVDRGRRRLVARDRLGYALRGAALAQLLLAGAVRDESGRVEAVRRVPVAGLAGTVLDEIAGDARPRRWRHWVHARARRARTDVRDRLVAARIITVTKDRALGLFPVERIDVRDVLAFERYGTAIRDAVGGPGRTSRVDATDAAAAAIAAAAELGTVARRADRRRAKARIEVLGAGIAPVVTAIRQCVRSDRAARASSGG